The Scleropages formosus chromosome 11, fSclFor1.1, whole genome shotgun sequence genome window below encodes:
- the e2f8 gene encoding transcription factor E2F8 isoform X3 has protein sequence MTTILMDVKNLNQTPKIKLSCGLHSMDEKGDVFLEPQTLTKTPAKASAPAPSSQSADSQENNMGSLKTPTKGRGIPASEPWTPTSNLKILISAASPEIRNREKELRMDNVESAESLDSSQEAGTGDESDKLQISRKEKSLGLLCHKFLARYPDYPNLALNNDICLDDVAVELNVERRRIYDIMNVLESLHMVSRLAKNRYTWHGKANLPQTLATLRKVGEEHKYGEQMEQIKQRSYEREFDFDSDEKENEQVCKPGDGASEPGQKEMFFVELPGVEFRAASVNSRKDKSLRVMSQKFVMLFLVSTPRVVSLEVAAKILIGEDHVTDLDKSKFKTKIRRLYDIANVLSSLELIKKVHVTEDRGRKPAFKWTGPEDFTSIRGTLESRASIENCAKNLFSSAAIKHSFTRHPSLIKLAKSIQEDRRKINSAPTSPAKVSPSSSSNAEFYPNKMAQLAAICKIQLDEQSKKNVTSQQDSTLANVFPTNEINCKTAETALTMEPNATSASQAHVPVQSAGTMPLVTSQYSHLIPVLIPQHQMGGTYALYIPPSVRPHPSSLAVRSMTFEDKAGGASGEVTKDSHSPGMSAEKHLGISQAQDSHLPIKSHSATPSALSPGLTLKRAAVDCVPENSPSKVLKKRNNSRVTSAQELGETLQAHPKVRRGPCSNRPSPRALHLDPEFVNTPESTAAEKLDQSVEKFLEKEESEVGLTPVRAIPVQEVLFPTGHLPAEALIPTGYLIPISQPSLINLNDSPDSSSENTSAAGSSHSVFHTPTAGSASTVAQEFTPRSYPLQLPASTVSISPFVSPVSGHRLHSPSPAILNFTLQNVGLIPSGSPRAVPAPTPPDQASPSPASLGFHQRGMVFVRPMSPVPLQSQAGQPLALLSLQQPLIATPKGTQPLHTSFFHTPVSTLSPGTAVFTPTGQKVSKAVYIPQRKLDITTEDN, from the exons ATGACGACTATCTTAATGGATGTGAAAAATCTGAACCAGACacctaaaataaaattatcttgTGGCCTACATTCAATGGATGAGAAG GGTGATGTGTTCCTGGAACCGCAGACACTGACAAAGACCCCCGCGAAGGCTTCGGCTCCGGCTCCTTCTTCACAGTCGGCGGACTCCCAGGAGAACAACATGGGCTCTCTGAAAACTCCCACTAAGGGCAGGGGCATTCCTGCTTCCGAGCCCTGGACGCCTACTTCGAACCTTAAGATCCTCATCAGCGCTGCTAGCCCGGAGATCAGGAACAGAGAGAAGGAGCTGAGAATGGACAATGTTGAAAGCGCGGAGTCCCTCGACTCTTCTCAG GAGGCTGGGACTGGCGATGAATCCGACAAACTTCAAATTAGTCGTAAGGAGAAGAGTCTTGGTTTGCTCTGCCATAAATTTCTTGCACGGTACCCGGACTACCCAAACCTTGCTCTTAACAATGACATCTGTCTTGATGATGTAGCGGTGGAACTTA ATGTGGAGCGCAGGCGTATCTACGATATAATGAATGTATTAGAGAGCTTGCACATGGTCAGTAGGCTAGCTAAGAACCGCTACACGTGGCACGGGAAGGCCAACCTTCCACAGACCTTGGCAACACTGCGGAAAGTGGGAGAGGAGCACAAGTATGGTGAGCAAATGGAGCAGATCAAGCAGAGGAGCTACGAGAGGGAGTTTGACTTTGACAGTGACGAGAAGGAGAATGAGCAAGTATGCAAGCCTGGGGATGGGGCGAGTGAACCCGGGCAGAAGGAGATGTTCTTCGTAGAGCTCCCAGGTGTGGAATTTAGGGCAG CCTCGGTTAACAGCCGCAAGGACAAATCTTTAAGGGTGATGAGTCAGAAGTTTGTTATGCTGTTCCTGGTCTCCACACCACGGGTAGTGAGCCTTGAGGTTGCTGCAAAAATCCTTATTGGTGAAGACCATGTAACAGACCTGGACAAGAGCAAGTTCAAAA caaaGATCCGGAGGCTATACGACATTGCAAATGTACTGAGCAGCTTGGAGCTTATTAAGAAGGTTCATGTCACGGAGGACAGGGGGAGGAAGCCAGCCTTCAAGTGGACGGGCCCAGAGGATTTCACCAGCATTCGCG GAACCTTGGAGTCCCGGGCTTCCATAGAGAACTGTGCCAAGAACCTTTTTTCCTCCGCCGCAATCAAGCACAGTTTCACTCGACACCCATCTCTGATTAAACTGGCAAAAAGCATCCAAGAAGATCGCAGGAAGATCAATTCTGCACCCACTAGTCCTGCTAAAGTTTCCCCAA gTAGTTCGTCAAATGCTGAATTCTATCCAAACAAAATGGCCCAGCTGGCAGCCATCTGCAAAATACAATTAGACGAACAATCAAA GAAAAACGTGACATCTCAACAGGATTCTACAttagcaaatgtttttccaacaaatgaaattaattgtaaaactGCAGAGACAGCATTGACTATGGAGCCAAATGCCACCAGTGCTTCTCAGGCACATGTGCCAGTTCAGTCTGCAGGAACAATGCCATTGGTCACCTCTCAGTACTCCCATTTGATCCCAGTTCTCATACCACAACACCAAATGGGCGGGACCTATGCGCTGTACATTCCGCCTTCGGTTAGGCCACACCCCTCCAGCTTGGCTGTACGCTCAATGACCTTCGAGGACAAGGCTGGAGGTGCCTCGGGTGAAGTCACCAAGGACAGCCACTCTCCAGGGATGTCTGCAGAGAAACACTTGGGTATCTCTCAAGCCCAAGACAGCCACCTACCCATTAAGAGCCATAGTGCGACTCCATCTGCCTTAAGTCCTGGCTTGACTCTGAAGCGTGCTGCTGTTGATTGTGTACCTGAGAACAGCCCATCCAAAGTCCTGAAAAAGCGCAACAATTCCAGG GTCACCTCAGCCCAAGAGCTGGGTGAGACATTACAGGCCCATCCAAAGGTACGCAGGGGGCCGTGTTCCAACCGGCCTTCTCCCCGGGCCCTGCACCTGGACCCAGAGTTTGTCAACACCCCAGAGAGCACAGCGGCAGAAAAGCTGGACCAGAGTGTGGAAAAGTtcctggagaaggaggagagcgAGGTTGGCCTTACACCAGTTCGCGCTATCCCTGTGCAAGAAGTTCTCTTTCCCACAGGACACCTACCTGCAGAG GCTCTGATCCCTACAGGATACCTGATCCCCATCTCTCAGCCATCTCTCATCAACCTCAATGACTCTCCAGACTCCAGCAGTGAGAACACCAGCGCTGCAGGCTCCAGTCACAGTGTGTTTCACACCCCTACAGCAG GGTCAGCGTCCACGGTTGCTCAAGAGTTCACTCCCAGAAGTTACCCTCTTCAGTTGCCTGCATCCACTGTGTCCATTTCGCCTTTTGTTTCACCTGTGTCTGGCCATCGGCTCCACAGCCCAAGTCCCGCCATCCTTAACTTCACGCTGCAAAACGTAGGCCTGATCCCCAGTGGCAGCCCAAGAGCAGTACCTGCCCCTACACCCCCTGACCAGGCCAGCCCTAGCCCTGCATCACTGGGCTTCCATCAGAGGGGTATGGTCTTTGTCAGGCCCATGTCACCTGTACCTCTGCAGTCCCAGGCTGGCCAGCCCCTCGCCCTGCTCAGTTTACAACAG CCACTGATAGCAACTCCAAAAGGAACCCAGCCCCTCCACACCAGCTTCTTCCACACTCCTGTTTCCACCTTATCCCCTGGGACCGCAGTGTTCACCCCAACTGGCCAGAAAGTCTCCAAAGCTGTTTACATTCCGCAAAGAAAACTTGACATCACCACTGAGGACAACTGA
- the e2f8 gene encoding transcription factor E2F8 isoform X1 — protein MTTILMDVKNLNQTPKIKLSCGLHSMDEKGDVFLEPQTLTKTPAKASAPAPSSQSADSQENNMGSLKTPTKGRGIPASEPWTPTSNLKILISAASPEIRNREKELRMDNVESAESLDSSQEAGTGDESDKLQISRKEKSLGLLCHKFLARYPDYPNLALNNDICLDDVAVELNVERRRIYDIMNVLESLHMVSRLAKNRYTWHGKANLPQTLATLRKVGEEHKYGEQMEQIKQRSYEREFDFDSDEKENEQVCKPGDGASEPGQKEMFFVELPGVEFRAASVNSRKDKSLRVMSQKFVMLFLVSTPRVVSLEVAAKILIGEDHVTDLDKSKFKTKIRRLYDIANVLSSLELIKKVHVTEDRGRKPAFKWTGPEDFTSIRETSSAISPAVAGTLESRASIENCAKNLFSSAAIKHSFTRHPSLIKLAKSIQEDRRKINSAPTSPAKVSPSSSSNAEFYPNKMAQLAAICKIQLDEQSKKNVTSQQDSTLANVFPTNEINCKTAETALTMEPNATSASQAHVPVQSAGTMPLVTSQYSHLIPVLIPQHQMGGTYALYIPPSVRPHPSSLAVRSMTFEDKAGGASGEVTKDSHSPGMSAEKHLGISQAQDSHLPIKSHSATPSALSPGLTLKRAAVDCVPENSPSKVLKKRNNSRVTSAQELGETLQAHPKVRRGPCSNRPSPRALHLDPEFVNTPESTAAEKLDQSVEKFLEKEESEVGLTPVRAIPVQEVLFPTGHLPAEALIPTGYLIPISQPSLINLNDSPDSSSENTSAAGSSHSVFHTPTAGSASTVAQEFTPRSYPLQLPASTVSISPFVSPVSGHRLHSPSPAILNFTLQNVGLIPSGSPRAVPAPTPPDQASPSPASLGFHQRGMVFVRPMSPVPLQSQAGQPLALLSLQQPLIATPKGTQPLHTSFFHTPVSTLSPGTAVFTPTGQKVSKAVYIPQRKLDITTEDN, from the exons ATGACGACTATCTTAATGGATGTGAAAAATCTGAACCAGACacctaaaataaaattatcttgTGGCCTACATTCAATGGATGAGAAG GGTGATGTGTTCCTGGAACCGCAGACACTGACAAAGACCCCCGCGAAGGCTTCGGCTCCGGCTCCTTCTTCACAGTCGGCGGACTCCCAGGAGAACAACATGGGCTCTCTGAAAACTCCCACTAAGGGCAGGGGCATTCCTGCTTCCGAGCCCTGGACGCCTACTTCGAACCTTAAGATCCTCATCAGCGCTGCTAGCCCGGAGATCAGGAACAGAGAGAAGGAGCTGAGAATGGACAATGTTGAAAGCGCGGAGTCCCTCGACTCTTCTCAG GAGGCTGGGACTGGCGATGAATCCGACAAACTTCAAATTAGTCGTAAGGAGAAGAGTCTTGGTTTGCTCTGCCATAAATTTCTTGCACGGTACCCGGACTACCCAAACCTTGCTCTTAACAATGACATCTGTCTTGATGATGTAGCGGTGGAACTTA ATGTGGAGCGCAGGCGTATCTACGATATAATGAATGTATTAGAGAGCTTGCACATGGTCAGTAGGCTAGCTAAGAACCGCTACACGTGGCACGGGAAGGCCAACCTTCCACAGACCTTGGCAACACTGCGGAAAGTGGGAGAGGAGCACAAGTATGGTGAGCAAATGGAGCAGATCAAGCAGAGGAGCTACGAGAGGGAGTTTGACTTTGACAGTGACGAGAAGGAGAATGAGCAAGTATGCAAGCCTGGGGATGGGGCGAGTGAACCCGGGCAGAAGGAGATGTTCTTCGTAGAGCTCCCAGGTGTGGAATTTAGGGCAG CCTCGGTTAACAGCCGCAAGGACAAATCTTTAAGGGTGATGAGTCAGAAGTTTGTTATGCTGTTCCTGGTCTCCACACCACGGGTAGTGAGCCTTGAGGTTGCTGCAAAAATCCTTATTGGTGAAGACCATGTAACAGACCTGGACAAGAGCAAGTTCAAAA caaaGATCCGGAGGCTATACGACATTGCAAATGTACTGAGCAGCTTGGAGCTTATTAAGAAGGTTCATGTCACGGAGGACAGGGGGAGGAAGCCAGCCTTCAAGTGGACGGGCCCAGAGGATTTCACCAGCATTCGCG AGACTTCATCAGCTATCTCCCCTGCTGTGGCAGGAACCTTGGAGTCCCGGGCTTCCATAGAGAACTGTGCCAAGAACCTTTTTTCCTCCGCCGCAATCAAGCACAGTTTCACTCGACACCCATCTCTGATTAAACTGGCAAAAAGCATCCAAGAAGATCGCAGGAAGATCAATTCTGCACCCACTAGTCCTGCTAAAGTTTCCCCAA gTAGTTCGTCAAATGCTGAATTCTATCCAAACAAAATGGCCCAGCTGGCAGCCATCTGCAAAATACAATTAGACGAACAATCAAA GAAAAACGTGACATCTCAACAGGATTCTACAttagcaaatgtttttccaacaaatgaaattaattgtaaaactGCAGAGACAGCATTGACTATGGAGCCAAATGCCACCAGTGCTTCTCAGGCACATGTGCCAGTTCAGTCTGCAGGAACAATGCCATTGGTCACCTCTCAGTACTCCCATTTGATCCCAGTTCTCATACCACAACACCAAATGGGCGGGACCTATGCGCTGTACATTCCGCCTTCGGTTAGGCCACACCCCTCCAGCTTGGCTGTACGCTCAATGACCTTCGAGGACAAGGCTGGAGGTGCCTCGGGTGAAGTCACCAAGGACAGCCACTCTCCAGGGATGTCTGCAGAGAAACACTTGGGTATCTCTCAAGCCCAAGACAGCCACCTACCCATTAAGAGCCATAGTGCGACTCCATCTGCCTTAAGTCCTGGCTTGACTCTGAAGCGTGCTGCTGTTGATTGTGTACCTGAGAACAGCCCATCCAAAGTCCTGAAAAAGCGCAACAATTCCAGG GTCACCTCAGCCCAAGAGCTGGGTGAGACATTACAGGCCCATCCAAAGGTACGCAGGGGGCCGTGTTCCAACCGGCCTTCTCCCCGGGCCCTGCACCTGGACCCAGAGTTTGTCAACACCCCAGAGAGCACAGCGGCAGAAAAGCTGGACCAGAGTGTGGAAAAGTtcctggagaaggaggagagcgAGGTTGGCCTTACACCAGTTCGCGCTATCCCTGTGCAAGAAGTTCTCTTTCCCACAGGACACCTACCTGCAGAG GCTCTGATCCCTACAGGATACCTGATCCCCATCTCTCAGCCATCTCTCATCAACCTCAATGACTCTCCAGACTCCAGCAGTGAGAACACCAGCGCTGCAGGCTCCAGTCACAGTGTGTTTCACACCCCTACAGCAG GGTCAGCGTCCACGGTTGCTCAAGAGTTCACTCCCAGAAGTTACCCTCTTCAGTTGCCTGCATCCACTGTGTCCATTTCGCCTTTTGTTTCACCTGTGTCTGGCCATCGGCTCCACAGCCCAAGTCCCGCCATCCTTAACTTCACGCTGCAAAACGTAGGCCTGATCCCCAGTGGCAGCCCAAGAGCAGTACCTGCCCCTACACCCCCTGACCAGGCCAGCCCTAGCCCTGCATCACTGGGCTTCCATCAGAGGGGTATGGTCTTTGTCAGGCCCATGTCACCTGTACCTCTGCAGTCCCAGGCTGGCCAGCCCCTCGCCCTGCTCAGTTTACAACAG CCACTGATAGCAACTCCAAAAGGAACCCAGCCCCTCCACACCAGCTTCTTCCACACTCCTGTTTCCACCTTATCCCCTGGGACCGCAGTGTTCACCCCAACTGGCCAGAAAGTCTCCAAAGCTGTTTACATTCCGCAAAGAAAACTTGACATCACCACTGAGGACAACTGA
- the e2f8 gene encoding transcription factor E2F8 isoform X2, with protein sequence MTTILMDVKNLNQTPKIKLSCGLHSMDEKTLTKTPAKASAPAPSSQSADSQENNMGSLKTPTKGRGIPASEPWTPTSNLKILISAASPEIRNREKELRMDNVESAESLDSSQEAGTGDESDKLQISRKEKSLGLLCHKFLARYPDYPNLALNNDICLDDVAVELNVERRRIYDIMNVLESLHMVSRLAKNRYTWHGKANLPQTLATLRKVGEEHKYGEQMEQIKQRSYEREFDFDSDEKENEQVCKPGDGASEPGQKEMFFVELPGVEFRAASVNSRKDKSLRVMSQKFVMLFLVSTPRVVSLEVAAKILIGEDHVTDLDKSKFKTKIRRLYDIANVLSSLELIKKVHVTEDRGRKPAFKWTGPEDFTSIRETSSAISPAVAGTLESRASIENCAKNLFSSAAIKHSFTRHPSLIKLAKSIQEDRRKINSAPTSPAKVSPSSSSNAEFYPNKMAQLAAICKIQLDEQSKKNVTSQQDSTLANVFPTNEINCKTAETALTMEPNATSASQAHVPVQSAGTMPLVTSQYSHLIPVLIPQHQMGGTYALYIPPSVRPHPSSLAVRSMTFEDKAGGASGEVTKDSHSPGMSAEKHLGISQAQDSHLPIKSHSATPSALSPGLTLKRAAVDCVPENSPSKVLKKRNNSRVTSAQELGETLQAHPKVRRGPCSNRPSPRALHLDPEFVNTPESTAAEKLDQSVEKFLEKEESEVGLTPVRAIPVQEVLFPTGHLPAEALIPTGYLIPISQPSLINLNDSPDSSSENTSAAGSSHSVFHTPTAGSASTVAQEFTPRSYPLQLPASTVSISPFVSPVSGHRLHSPSPAILNFTLQNVGLIPSGSPRAVPAPTPPDQASPSPASLGFHQRGMVFVRPMSPVPLQSQAGQPLALLSLQQPLIATPKGTQPLHTSFFHTPVSTLSPGTAVFTPTGQKVSKAVYIPQRKLDITTEDN encoded by the exons ATGACGACTATCTTAATGGATGTGAAAAATCTGAACCAGACacctaaaataaaattatcttgTGGCCTACATTCAATGGATGAGAAG ACACTGACAAAGACCCCCGCGAAGGCTTCGGCTCCGGCTCCTTCTTCACAGTCGGCGGACTCCCAGGAGAACAACATGGGCTCTCTGAAAACTCCCACTAAGGGCAGGGGCATTCCTGCTTCCGAGCCCTGGACGCCTACTTCGAACCTTAAGATCCTCATCAGCGCTGCTAGCCCGGAGATCAGGAACAGAGAGAAGGAGCTGAGAATGGACAATGTTGAAAGCGCGGAGTCCCTCGACTCTTCTCAG GAGGCTGGGACTGGCGATGAATCCGACAAACTTCAAATTAGTCGTAAGGAGAAGAGTCTTGGTTTGCTCTGCCATAAATTTCTTGCACGGTACCCGGACTACCCAAACCTTGCTCTTAACAATGACATCTGTCTTGATGATGTAGCGGTGGAACTTA ATGTGGAGCGCAGGCGTATCTACGATATAATGAATGTATTAGAGAGCTTGCACATGGTCAGTAGGCTAGCTAAGAACCGCTACACGTGGCACGGGAAGGCCAACCTTCCACAGACCTTGGCAACACTGCGGAAAGTGGGAGAGGAGCACAAGTATGGTGAGCAAATGGAGCAGATCAAGCAGAGGAGCTACGAGAGGGAGTTTGACTTTGACAGTGACGAGAAGGAGAATGAGCAAGTATGCAAGCCTGGGGATGGGGCGAGTGAACCCGGGCAGAAGGAGATGTTCTTCGTAGAGCTCCCAGGTGTGGAATTTAGGGCAG CCTCGGTTAACAGCCGCAAGGACAAATCTTTAAGGGTGATGAGTCAGAAGTTTGTTATGCTGTTCCTGGTCTCCACACCACGGGTAGTGAGCCTTGAGGTTGCTGCAAAAATCCTTATTGGTGAAGACCATGTAACAGACCTGGACAAGAGCAAGTTCAAAA caaaGATCCGGAGGCTATACGACATTGCAAATGTACTGAGCAGCTTGGAGCTTATTAAGAAGGTTCATGTCACGGAGGACAGGGGGAGGAAGCCAGCCTTCAAGTGGACGGGCCCAGAGGATTTCACCAGCATTCGCG AGACTTCATCAGCTATCTCCCCTGCTGTGGCAGGAACCTTGGAGTCCCGGGCTTCCATAGAGAACTGTGCCAAGAACCTTTTTTCCTCCGCCGCAATCAAGCACAGTTTCACTCGACACCCATCTCTGATTAAACTGGCAAAAAGCATCCAAGAAGATCGCAGGAAGATCAATTCTGCACCCACTAGTCCTGCTAAAGTTTCCCCAA gTAGTTCGTCAAATGCTGAATTCTATCCAAACAAAATGGCCCAGCTGGCAGCCATCTGCAAAATACAATTAGACGAACAATCAAA GAAAAACGTGACATCTCAACAGGATTCTACAttagcaaatgtttttccaacaaatgaaattaattgtaaaactGCAGAGACAGCATTGACTATGGAGCCAAATGCCACCAGTGCTTCTCAGGCACATGTGCCAGTTCAGTCTGCAGGAACAATGCCATTGGTCACCTCTCAGTACTCCCATTTGATCCCAGTTCTCATACCACAACACCAAATGGGCGGGACCTATGCGCTGTACATTCCGCCTTCGGTTAGGCCACACCCCTCCAGCTTGGCTGTACGCTCAATGACCTTCGAGGACAAGGCTGGAGGTGCCTCGGGTGAAGTCACCAAGGACAGCCACTCTCCAGGGATGTCTGCAGAGAAACACTTGGGTATCTCTCAAGCCCAAGACAGCCACCTACCCATTAAGAGCCATAGTGCGACTCCATCTGCCTTAAGTCCTGGCTTGACTCTGAAGCGTGCTGCTGTTGATTGTGTACCTGAGAACAGCCCATCCAAAGTCCTGAAAAAGCGCAACAATTCCAGG GTCACCTCAGCCCAAGAGCTGGGTGAGACATTACAGGCCCATCCAAAGGTACGCAGGGGGCCGTGTTCCAACCGGCCTTCTCCCCGGGCCCTGCACCTGGACCCAGAGTTTGTCAACACCCCAGAGAGCACAGCGGCAGAAAAGCTGGACCAGAGTGTGGAAAAGTtcctggagaaggaggagagcgAGGTTGGCCTTACACCAGTTCGCGCTATCCCTGTGCAAGAAGTTCTCTTTCCCACAGGACACCTACCTGCAGAG GCTCTGATCCCTACAGGATACCTGATCCCCATCTCTCAGCCATCTCTCATCAACCTCAATGACTCTCCAGACTCCAGCAGTGAGAACACCAGCGCTGCAGGCTCCAGTCACAGTGTGTTTCACACCCCTACAGCAG GGTCAGCGTCCACGGTTGCTCAAGAGTTCACTCCCAGAAGTTACCCTCTTCAGTTGCCTGCATCCACTGTGTCCATTTCGCCTTTTGTTTCACCTGTGTCTGGCCATCGGCTCCACAGCCCAAGTCCCGCCATCCTTAACTTCACGCTGCAAAACGTAGGCCTGATCCCCAGTGGCAGCCCAAGAGCAGTACCTGCCCCTACACCCCCTGACCAGGCCAGCCCTAGCCCTGCATCACTGGGCTTCCATCAGAGGGGTATGGTCTTTGTCAGGCCCATGTCACCTGTACCTCTGCAGTCCCAGGCTGGCCAGCCCCTCGCCCTGCTCAGTTTACAACAG CCACTGATAGCAACTCCAAAAGGAACCCAGCCCCTCCACACCAGCTTCTTCCACACTCCTGTTTCCACCTTATCCCCTGGGACCGCAGTGTTCACCCCAACTGGCCAGAAAGTCTCCAAAGCTGTTTACATTCCGCAAAGAAAACTTGACATCACCACTGAGGACAACTGA